A portion of the Phaenicophaeus curvirostris isolate KB17595 chromosome 17, BPBGC_Pcur_1.0, whole genome shotgun sequence genome contains these proteins:
- the CAMKK2 gene encoding calcium/calmodulin-dependent protein kinase kinase 2 isoform X4, which produces MPSCVPDCSPTPSSSCRDPAPGAPRNPPQLSPHQPSMASLIVVTEYDATGSVGEEEEMNAPAGEGFGDGREPRVKLHLSGRKLSLQERSQPVRSPGSSDGANERFIYPSLPYSPVTSPHSSPRLPRRPTVESNRVSITGLQDCVQLNQYKLKDEIGKGSYGVVKLAYNEDDNTYYAMKVLSKKKLMRQAGFPRRPPPRGAKGASEGCLQPKGPIEQVYQEIAILKKLDHPNVVKLVEVLDDPSEDHLYMVFELVKQGPVMEIPTVNPLSEDQARFYFQDLIKGIEYLHYQKIIHRDIKPSNLLVGEDGHIKIADFGVSNEFKGADALLTNTVGTPAFMAPETLSETRKIFSGKALDVWAMGITLYCFVFGQCPFMDERILSLHNKIKTQALEFPDQPEVTDFLKDLITRMLDKNPESRISVPEIKLHPWVTKNGAELLPTEDENCTLVEVTEEEVENSVKHIPSLATVILVKTMIRKRSFGNPFEGSRREERSLSAPGNLLPKQGSEDNLKCNDLPNVGEEELLS; this is translated from the exons ATGCCCTCATGCGTCCCTGACTGCTCGCCCACCCCATCGTCCTCCTGCCGCGACCCAGCGCCCGGGGCACCCCGGAACCCCCCGCAGCTGagcccccaccagcccagcaTGGCCTCGCTCATCGTGGTGACCGAGTACGATGCGACGGGGAGCGtcggcgaggaggaggagatgaacGCACCTGCTGGGGAGGGTTTTGGGGACGGCCGGGAGCCCAGGGTGAAGCTGCACCTCTCCGGGCGAAAGCTCTCCCTGCAGGAGCGATCGCAGCCTGTCCGCTCTCCCGGGAGTAGCGATGGTGCCAACGAGCGCTTCATCTACCCGTCCCTCCCTTACTCTCCGGTGACATCGCCGCACTCCTCCCCGCGGCTGCCGCGACGGCCCACGGTGGAGTCCAACCGCGTGTCCATCACGGGACTCCAG GACTGCGTGCAGCTCAATCAGTACAAGCTGAAGGACGAGATCGGGAAG GGCTCCTATGGGGTGGTGAAGCTGGCGTACAACGAGGATGATAACACCTACTAT GCAATGAAGGTTCTTTCCAAAAAGAAGCTGATGAGGCAGGCGGGCTTCCCCC GTCGCCCGCCGCCCCGTGGGGCCAAAGGTGCTTCCGagggctgcctgcagcccaAAGGGCCCATCGAGCAGGTCTACCAGGAGATCGCCATCCTGAAGAAGCTGGACCACCCCAACGTGGTGAAGCTGGTGGAG GTGCTGGATGACCCCAGCGAGGATCACCTGTACATGG tgtttgaaCTGGTGAAGCAAGG CCCTGTGATGGAAATCCCAACCGTGAATCCTCTCAGCGAGGACCAGGCTCGCTTCTACTTCCAGGACCTGATCAAGGGCATTGAATACT TGCACTACCAAAAGATAATCCACCGGGACATTAAACCTTCCAACCTCCTTGTGGGAGAAGATGGACACATCAAGATTGCCGACTTCGGAGTGAGCAACGAGTTCAAGGGAGCTGATGCCCTCTTAACCAACACCGTGGGCACTCCAGCCTTcatggccccggagacgctctcagaaaccagaaaaatcttCTCCGGAAAG GCTTTGGATGTCTGGGCCATGGGGATCACGCTGTACTGCTTCGTATTTGGGCAG TGCCCTTTTATGGATGAAAGGATCCTGAGTTTACACAATAAAATCAAGACCCAAGCGCTGGAGTTCCCAGACCA gCCAGAAGTTACAGACTTCTTAAAGGATTTGATTACACGTATGCTGGATAAAAATCCTGAATCTAGGATTTCGGTCCCAGAAATCAAG TTACACCCGTGGGTCACCAAGAACGGAGCGGAGCTGCTGCCCACCGAGGATGAGAACTGCACCCTGGTCGAGGTGacggaggaggaggtggagaattCAGTCAAGCACATCCCCAGCCTGGCCACCGTG ATCTTGGTTAAAACGATGATCCGGAAGCGATCCTTTGGCAACCCATTcgaggggagcaggagggaagagCGGTCGTTGTCTGCCCCGGGGAACCTGCTGCC GAAACAAGGCAGTGAAGATAATCTGAAATGCAATGACTTGCCCAACGTGGGAGAGGAGGAACTCCTTTCGTGA
- the CAMKK2 gene encoding calcium/calmodulin-dependent protein kinase kinase 2 isoform X1, with amino-acid sequence MPSCVPDCSPTPSSSCRDPAPGAPRNPPQLSPHQPSMASLIVVTEYDATGSVGEEEEMNAPAGEGFGDGREPRVKLHLSGRKLSLQERSQPVRSPGSSDGANERFIYPSLPYSPVTSPHSSPRLPRRPTVESNRVSITGLQDCVQLNQYKLKDEIGKGSYGVVKLAYNEDDNTYYAMKVLSKKKLMRQAGFPRRPPPRGAKGASEGCLQPKGPIEQVYQEIAILKKLDHPNVVKLVEVLDDPSEDHLYMVFELVKQGPVMEIPTVNPLSEDQARFYFQDLIKGIEYLHYQKIIHRDIKPSNLLVGEDGHIKIADFGVSNEFKGADALLTNTVGTPAFMAPETLSETRKIFSGKALDVWAMGITLYCFVFGQCPFMDERILSLHNKIKTQALEFPDQPEVTDFLKDLITRMLDKNPESRISVPEIKESTVQQPFAGDFWSSAPAASWKGREAEKMETKLHPWVTKNGAELLPTEDENCTLVEVTEEEVENSVKHIPSLATVILVKTMIRKRSFGNPFEGSRREERSLSAPGNLLPRKQGSEDNLKCNDLPNVGEEELLS; translated from the exons ATGCCCTCATGCGTCCCTGACTGCTCGCCCACCCCATCGTCCTCCTGCCGCGACCCAGCGCCCGGGGCACCCCGGAACCCCCCGCAGCTGagcccccaccagcccagcaTGGCCTCGCTCATCGTGGTGACCGAGTACGATGCGACGGGGAGCGtcggcgaggaggaggagatgaacGCACCTGCTGGGGAGGGTTTTGGGGACGGCCGGGAGCCCAGGGTGAAGCTGCACCTCTCCGGGCGAAAGCTCTCCCTGCAGGAGCGATCGCAGCCTGTCCGCTCTCCCGGGAGTAGCGATGGTGCCAACGAGCGCTTCATCTACCCGTCCCTCCCTTACTCTCCGGTGACATCGCCGCACTCCTCCCCGCGGCTGCCGCGACGGCCCACGGTGGAGTCCAACCGCGTGTCCATCACGGGACTCCAG GACTGCGTGCAGCTCAATCAGTACAAGCTGAAGGACGAGATCGGGAAG GGCTCCTATGGGGTGGTGAAGCTGGCGTACAACGAGGATGATAACACCTACTAT GCAATGAAGGTTCTTTCCAAAAAGAAGCTGATGAGGCAGGCGGGCTTCCCCC GTCGCCCGCCGCCCCGTGGGGCCAAAGGTGCTTCCGagggctgcctgcagcccaAAGGGCCCATCGAGCAGGTCTACCAGGAGATCGCCATCCTGAAGAAGCTGGACCACCCCAACGTGGTGAAGCTGGTGGAG GTGCTGGATGACCCCAGCGAGGATCACCTGTACATGG tgtttgaaCTGGTGAAGCAAGG CCCTGTGATGGAAATCCCAACCGTGAATCCTCTCAGCGAGGACCAGGCTCGCTTCTACTTCCAGGACCTGATCAAGGGCATTGAATACT TGCACTACCAAAAGATAATCCACCGGGACATTAAACCTTCCAACCTCCTTGTGGGAGAAGATGGACACATCAAGATTGCCGACTTCGGAGTGAGCAACGAGTTCAAGGGAGCTGATGCCCTCTTAACCAACACCGTGGGCACTCCAGCCTTcatggccccggagacgctctcagaaaccagaaaaatcttCTCCGGAAAG GCTTTGGATGTCTGGGCCATGGGGATCACGCTGTACTGCTTCGTATTTGGGCAG TGCCCTTTTATGGATGAAAGGATCCTGAGTTTACACAATAAAATCAAGACCCAAGCGCTGGAGTTCCCAGACCA gCCAGAAGTTACAGACTTCTTAAAGGATTTGATTACACGTATGCTGGATAAAAATCCTGAATCTAGGATTTCGGTCCCAGAAATCAAG GAAAGTACTGTGCAACAGCCTTTCGCAGGAGATTTCTGGTCCTCCGCCCCTGCGGCATCCTGGAAGGGGCGAGAAGCTGAGAAAATGGAGACTAAG TTACACCCGTGGGTCACCAAGAACGGAGCGGAGCTGCTGCCCACCGAGGATGAGAACTGCACCCTGGTCGAGGTGacggaggaggaggtggagaattCAGTCAAGCACATCCCCAGCCTGGCCACCGTG ATCTTGGTTAAAACGATGATCCGGAAGCGATCCTTTGGCAACCCATTcgaggggagcaggagggaagagCGGTCGTTGTCTGCCCCGGGGAACCTGCTGCC cAGGAAACAAGGCAGTGAAGATAATCTGAAATGCAATGACTTGCCCAACGTGGGAGAGGAGGAACTCCTTTCGTGA
- the CAMKK2 gene encoding calcium/calmodulin-dependent protein kinase kinase 2 isoform X2 yields the protein MPSCVPDCSPTPSSSCRDPAPGAPRNPPQLSPHQPSMASLIVVTEYDATGSVGEEEEMNAPAGEGFGDGREPRVKLHLSGRKLSLQERSQPVRSPGSSDGANERFIYPSLPYSPVTSPHSSPRLPRRPTVESNRVSITGLQDCVQLNQYKLKDEIGKGSYGVVKLAYNEDDNTYYAMKVLSKKKLMRQAGFPRRPPPRGAKGASEGCLQPKGPIEQVYQEIAILKKLDHPNVVKLVEVLDDPSEDHLYMVFELVKQGPVMEIPTVNPLSEDQARFYFQDLIKGIEYLHYQKIIHRDIKPSNLLVGEDGHIKIADFGVSNEFKGADALLTNTVGTPAFMAPETLSETRKIFSGKALDVWAMGITLYCFVFGQCPFMDERILSLHNKIKTQALEFPDQPEVTDFLKDLITRMLDKNPESRISVPEIKESTVQQPFAGDFWSSAPAASWKGREAEKMETKLHPWVTKNGAELLPTEDENCTLVEVTEEEVENSVKHIPSLATVILVKTMIRKRSFGNPFEGSRREERSLSAPGNLLPKQGSEDNLKCNDLPNVGEEELLS from the exons ATGCCCTCATGCGTCCCTGACTGCTCGCCCACCCCATCGTCCTCCTGCCGCGACCCAGCGCCCGGGGCACCCCGGAACCCCCCGCAGCTGagcccccaccagcccagcaTGGCCTCGCTCATCGTGGTGACCGAGTACGATGCGACGGGGAGCGtcggcgaggaggaggagatgaacGCACCTGCTGGGGAGGGTTTTGGGGACGGCCGGGAGCCCAGGGTGAAGCTGCACCTCTCCGGGCGAAAGCTCTCCCTGCAGGAGCGATCGCAGCCTGTCCGCTCTCCCGGGAGTAGCGATGGTGCCAACGAGCGCTTCATCTACCCGTCCCTCCCTTACTCTCCGGTGACATCGCCGCACTCCTCCCCGCGGCTGCCGCGACGGCCCACGGTGGAGTCCAACCGCGTGTCCATCACGGGACTCCAG GACTGCGTGCAGCTCAATCAGTACAAGCTGAAGGACGAGATCGGGAAG GGCTCCTATGGGGTGGTGAAGCTGGCGTACAACGAGGATGATAACACCTACTAT GCAATGAAGGTTCTTTCCAAAAAGAAGCTGATGAGGCAGGCGGGCTTCCCCC GTCGCCCGCCGCCCCGTGGGGCCAAAGGTGCTTCCGagggctgcctgcagcccaAAGGGCCCATCGAGCAGGTCTACCAGGAGATCGCCATCCTGAAGAAGCTGGACCACCCCAACGTGGTGAAGCTGGTGGAG GTGCTGGATGACCCCAGCGAGGATCACCTGTACATGG tgtttgaaCTGGTGAAGCAAGG CCCTGTGATGGAAATCCCAACCGTGAATCCTCTCAGCGAGGACCAGGCTCGCTTCTACTTCCAGGACCTGATCAAGGGCATTGAATACT TGCACTACCAAAAGATAATCCACCGGGACATTAAACCTTCCAACCTCCTTGTGGGAGAAGATGGACACATCAAGATTGCCGACTTCGGAGTGAGCAACGAGTTCAAGGGAGCTGATGCCCTCTTAACCAACACCGTGGGCACTCCAGCCTTcatggccccggagacgctctcagaaaccagaaaaatcttCTCCGGAAAG GCTTTGGATGTCTGGGCCATGGGGATCACGCTGTACTGCTTCGTATTTGGGCAG TGCCCTTTTATGGATGAAAGGATCCTGAGTTTACACAATAAAATCAAGACCCAAGCGCTGGAGTTCCCAGACCA gCCAGAAGTTACAGACTTCTTAAAGGATTTGATTACACGTATGCTGGATAAAAATCCTGAATCTAGGATTTCGGTCCCAGAAATCAAG GAAAGTACTGTGCAACAGCCTTTCGCAGGAGATTTCTGGTCCTCCGCCCCTGCGGCATCCTGGAAGGGGCGAGAAGCTGAGAAAATGGAGACTAAG TTACACCCGTGGGTCACCAAGAACGGAGCGGAGCTGCTGCCCACCGAGGATGAGAACTGCACCCTGGTCGAGGTGacggaggaggaggtggagaattCAGTCAAGCACATCCCCAGCCTGGCCACCGTG ATCTTGGTTAAAACGATGATCCGGAAGCGATCCTTTGGCAACCCATTcgaggggagcaggagggaagagCGGTCGTTGTCTGCCCCGGGGAACCTGCTGCC GAAACAAGGCAGTGAAGATAATCTGAAATGCAATGACTTGCCCAACGTGGGAGAGGAGGAACTCCTTTCGTGA
- the CAMKK2 gene encoding calcium/calmodulin-dependent protein kinase kinase 2 isoform X3 produces MPSCVPDCSPTPSSSCRDPAPGAPRNPPQLSPHQPSMASLIVVTEYDATGSVGEEEEMNAPAGEGFGDGREPRVKLHLSGRKLSLQERSQPVRSPGSSDGANERFIYPSLPYSPVTSPHSSPRLPRRPTVESNRVSITGLQDCVQLNQYKLKDEIGKGSYGVVKLAYNEDDNTYYAMKVLSKKKLMRQAGFPRRPPPRGAKGASEGCLQPKGPIEQVYQEIAILKKLDHPNVVKLVEVLDDPSEDHLYMVFELVKQGPVMEIPTVNPLSEDQARFYFQDLIKGIEYLHYQKIIHRDIKPSNLLVGEDGHIKIADFGVSNEFKGADALLTNTVGTPAFMAPETLSETRKIFSGKALDVWAMGITLYCFVFGQCPFMDERILSLHNKIKTQALEFPDQPEVTDFLKDLITRMLDKNPESRISVPEIKLHPWVTKNGAELLPTEDENCTLVEVTEEEVENSVKHIPSLATVILVKTMIRKRSFGNPFEGSRREERSLSAPGNLLPRKQGSEDNLKCNDLPNVGEEELLS; encoded by the exons ATGCCCTCATGCGTCCCTGACTGCTCGCCCACCCCATCGTCCTCCTGCCGCGACCCAGCGCCCGGGGCACCCCGGAACCCCCCGCAGCTGagcccccaccagcccagcaTGGCCTCGCTCATCGTGGTGACCGAGTACGATGCGACGGGGAGCGtcggcgaggaggaggagatgaacGCACCTGCTGGGGAGGGTTTTGGGGACGGCCGGGAGCCCAGGGTGAAGCTGCACCTCTCCGGGCGAAAGCTCTCCCTGCAGGAGCGATCGCAGCCTGTCCGCTCTCCCGGGAGTAGCGATGGTGCCAACGAGCGCTTCATCTACCCGTCCCTCCCTTACTCTCCGGTGACATCGCCGCACTCCTCCCCGCGGCTGCCGCGACGGCCCACGGTGGAGTCCAACCGCGTGTCCATCACGGGACTCCAG GACTGCGTGCAGCTCAATCAGTACAAGCTGAAGGACGAGATCGGGAAG GGCTCCTATGGGGTGGTGAAGCTGGCGTACAACGAGGATGATAACACCTACTAT GCAATGAAGGTTCTTTCCAAAAAGAAGCTGATGAGGCAGGCGGGCTTCCCCC GTCGCCCGCCGCCCCGTGGGGCCAAAGGTGCTTCCGagggctgcctgcagcccaAAGGGCCCATCGAGCAGGTCTACCAGGAGATCGCCATCCTGAAGAAGCTGGACCACCCCAACGTGGTGAAGCTGGTGGAG GTGCTGGATGACCCCAGCGAGGATCACCTGTACATGG tgtttgaaCTGGTGAAGCAAGG CCCTGTGATGGAAATCCCAACCGTGAATCCTCTCAGCGAGGACCAGGCTCGCTTCTACTTCCAGGACCTGATCAAGGGCATTGAATACT TGCACTACCAAAAGATAATCCACCGGGACATTAAACCTTCCAACCTCCTTGTGGGAGAAGATGGACACATCAAGATTGCCGACTTCGGAGTGAGCAACGAGTTCAAGGGAGCTGATGCCCTCTTAACCAACACCGTGGGCACTCCAGCCTTcatggccccggagacgctctcagaaaccagaaaaatcttCTCCGGAAAG GCTTTGGATGTCTGGGCCATGGGGATCACGCTGTACTGCTTCGTATTTGGGCAG TGCCCTTTTATGGATGAAAGGATCCTGAGTTTACACAATAAAATCAAGACCCAAGCGCTGGAGTTCCCAGACCA gCCAGAAGTTACAGACTTCTTAAAGGATTTGATTACACGTATGCTGGATAAAAATCCTGAATCTAGGATTTCGGTCCCAGAAATCAAG TTACACCCGTGGGTCACCAAGAACGGAGCGGAGCTGCTGCCCACCGAGGATGAGAACTGCACCCTGGTCGAGGTGacggaggaggaggtggagaattCAGTCAAGCACATCCCCAGCCTGGCCACCGTG ATCTTGGTTAAAACGATGATCCGGAAGCGATCCTTTGGCAACCCATTcgaggggagcaggagggaagagCGGTCGTTGTCTGCCCCGGGGAACCTGCTGCC cAGGAAACAAGGCAGTGAAGATAATCTGAAATGCAATGACTTGCCCAACGTGGGAGAGGAGGAACTCCTTTCGTGA
- the P2RX4 gene encoding P2X purinoceptor 4 isoform X2: MESCGALRGFLFEYDTPRIVLIRSRKVGLVNRAVQLAILAYVIGWVFLWEKGYQETDSVVSSVTTKVKGVTLTNTSALGARIWDVADYVIPPQEENAVFVMTNAILTLNQRQGHCPELPDDKTECTEKNNCVPGYVSTHSNGIQTGECIHYNQSVKTCEVFAWCPVEDDYHVPKPAFLREAENFTILVKNNIWYPKFNFSKRNILPTINSTYLKNCIYDSQTDPFCPIFRLGKIVEAAGQDFQEMAVEGGVMALQINWDCNLDRAASHCVPKYSFRRLDNKDTAHTVSPGYNFRFAKYYKDSNGTESRTLVKAYGIRFDIIVFGKAGKFDVIPTMINIGSGLALFGVATVLCDIVVLYCMKKRYYYREKKYKYVEDYELGVGETYGTNS, from the exons ATGGAGTCGTGTGGGGCTCTGCGGGGCTTCCTTTTCGAGTACGACACCCCCCGCATCGTGCTGATCCGCAGCCGCAAAGTGGGGCTGGTCAACCGCGCCGTGCAGCTCGCCATCCTCGCCTATGTCATCGG CTGGGTCTTCCTGTGGGAGAAGGGCTACCAGGAAACCGACTCTGTGGTCAGTTCTGTAACCACGAAGGTGAAAGGAGTGACGCTGACAAACACATCCGCCTTGGGAGCCAGGATCTGGGATGTCGCTGACTATGTCATCCCTCCTCAG GAGGAGAATGCTGTGTTTGTCATGACCAATGCGATACTCACACTGAACCAGCGCCAAGGCCACTGCCCAGAG ctcccaGATGATAAAACAGAGTGCACAGAAAAGAACAACTGTGTTCCAGGATACGTCAGCACCCACAGCAATG GCATCCAGACTGGGGAGTGTATACACTACAATCAGAGCGTCAAGACCTGTGAAGTCTTTGCATGGTGCCCTGTGGAGGACGACTATCATGTACCCAA GCCTGCATTCCTGCGGGAAGCTGAGAACTTCACCATTCTGGTGAAGAACAACATTTGGTACCCCAAGTTCAACTTCAGCAA GCGAAACATCCTCCCCACTATCAACTCCACCTACCTGAAGAACTGCATCTATGACTCCCAGACAGATCCTTTCTGCCCTATCTTTCGTTTAGGGAAAATAGTTGAAGCTGCAGGCCAGGACTTCCAGGAAATGGCTGTGGAG GGTGGAGTCATGGCACTGCAGATCAACTGGGACTGTAACCTTGACCGAGCCGCTTCCCACTGCGTGCCAAAGTACTCTTTCCGGCGCCTGGACAACAAGGACACTGCCCACACCGTCTCTCCTGGCTACAACTTCAG GTTTGCAAAATATTACAAGGATAGCAATGGCACCGAATCACGGACACTTGTCAAAGCTTATGGCATCCGCTTTGATATCATAGTATTTGGAAAG GCAGGAAAATTTGATGTGATTCCTACCATGATTAACATTGGCTCTGGCTTAGCACTGTTTGGTGTG GCAACAGTGCTGTGCGACATTGTTGTTCTGTACTGCATGAAGAAGAGATACTACTATCGggagaagaaatacaaatatgtgGAAGATTATGAGCTG GGAGTTGGCGAGACATACGGAACAAACTCCTGA
- the P2RX4 gene encoding P2X purinoceptor 4 isoform X1, with protein MESCGALRGFLFEYDTPRIVLIRSRKVGLVNRAVQLAILAYVIGWVFLWEKGYQETDSVVSSVTTKVKGVTLTNTSALGARIWDVADYVIPPQEENAVFVMTNAILTLNQRQGHCPELPDDKTECTEKNNCVPGYVSTHSNGIQTGECIHYNQSVKTCEVFAWCPVEDDYHVPKPAFLREAENFTILVKNNIWYPKFNFSKRNILPTINSTYLKNCIYDSQTDPFCPIFRLGKIVEAAGQDFQEMAVEGGVMALQINWDCNLDRAASHCVPKYSFRRLDNKDTAHTVSPGYNFRFAKYYKDSNGTESRTLVKAYGIRFDIIVFGKAGKFDVIPTMINIGSGLALFGVATVLCDIVVLYCMKKRYYYREKKYKYVEDYELVSINEGRVKAKLLPRLNLERF; from the exons ATGGAGTCGTGTGGGGCTCTGCGGGGCTTCCTTTTCGAGTACGACACCCCCCGCATCGTGCTGATCCGCAGCCGCAAAGTGGGGCTGGTCAACCGCGCCGTGCAGCTCGCCATCCTCGCCTATGTCATCGG CTGGGTCTTCCTGTGGGAGAAGGGCTACCAGGAAACCGACTCTGTGGTCAGTTCTGTAACCACGAAGGTGAAAGGAGTGACGCTGACAAACACATCCGCCTTGGGAGCCAGGATCTGGGATGTCGCTGACTATGTCATCCCTCCTCAG GAGGAGAATGCTGTGTTTGTCATGACCAATGCGATACTCACACTGAACCAGCGCCAAGGCCACTGCCCAGAG ctcccaGATGATAAAACAGAGTGCACAGAAAAGAACAACTGTGTTCCAGGATACGTCAGCACCCACAGCAATG GCATCCAGACTGGGGAGTGTATACACTACAATCAGAGCGTCAAGACCTGTGAAGTCTTTGCATGGTGCCCTGTGGAGGACGACTATCATGTACCCAA GCCTGCATTCCTGCGGGAAGCTGAGAACTTCACCATTCTGGTGAAGAACAACATTTGGTACCCCAAGTTCAACTTCAGCAA GCGAAACATCCTCCCCACTATCAACTCCACCTACCTGAAGAACTGCATCTATGACTCCCAGACAGATCCTTTCTGCCCTATCTTTCGTTTAGGGAAAATAGTTGAAGCTGCAGGCCAGGACTTCCAGGAAATGGCTGTGGAG GGTGGAGTCATGGCACTGCAGATCAACTGGGACTGTAACCTTGACCGAGCCGCTTCCCACTGCGTGCCAAAGTACTCTTTCCGGCGCCTGGACAACAAGGACACTGCCCACACCGTCTCTCCTGGCTACAACTTCAG GTTTGCAAAATATTACAAGGATAGCAATGGCACCGAATCACGGACACTTGTCAAAGCTTATGGCATCCGCTTTGATATCATAGTATTTGGAAAG GCAGGAAAATTTGATGTGATTCCTACCATGATTAACATTGGCTCTGGCTTAGCACTGTTTGGTGTG GCAACAGTGCTGTGCGACATTGTTGTTCTGTACTGCATGAAGAAGAGATACTACTATCGggagaagaaatacaaatatgtgGAAGATTATGAGCTGGTAAGCATCAATGAAGGCAGGGTGAAGGCTAAGTTGCTGCCTCGTCTGAATCTGGAGAGATTCTGA